In Malus sylvestris chromosome 15, drMalSylv7.2, whole genome shotgun sequence, a single genomic region encodes these proteins:
- the LOC126604806 gene encoding protein RADIALIS-like 4: MMASNSLTSSRSSSSSWTPKQNKQFEKALALYDKDTPDRWQKVARAVGGKSAEEVKRHYEILIEDVKHIESGRVPFPDYRGE; this comes from the coding sequence ATGATGGCATCCAACTCACTCACTTCCTCGAGAAGCTCTAGCTCCTCCTGGACTCCTAAGCAAAACAAACAGTTTGAAAAAGCCCTGGCTTTGTACGACAAGGACACCCCTGACCGCTGGCAGAAGGTTGCGAGAGCAGTCGGTGGGAAGTCTGCTGAGGAGGTGAAGAGGCACTATGAGATCCTCATTGAAGATGTCAAGCACATTGAGTCTGGCAGAGTTCCGTTTCCGGATTATAGAGGGGAATAA